The Coffea arabica cultivar ET-39 chromosome 1e, Coffea Arabica ET-39 HiFi, whole genome shotgun sequence genome has a window encoding:
- the LOC113718697 gene encoding calvin cycle protein CP12-2, chloroplastic-like, whose protein sequence is MAAIAGVSLSTPQILAKASHSTLKFPCLNHPCKSSTTTHFVHRGLCVRPLAAAPERLSDQVAESVKHAEEACAGDPESGECAAAWDEVEELSAAASDARDRKKETDVLENYCKDNPETEECRTYDN, encoded by the coding sequence ATGGCAGCCATAGCTGGTGTGAGCCTCTCAACCCCACAAATATTGGCCAAGGCATCACACTCGACCCTCAAGTTCCCCTGCCTAAACCACCCGTGCAAGAGTTCCACCACCACCCATTTTGTGCACCGGGGACTCTGTGTCCGGCCCCTGGCTGCAGCACCGGAAAGGCTGTCGGACCAGGTGGCTGAGAGCGTCAAGCATGCTGAGGAAGCATGCGCCGGTGACCCAGAAAGCGGAGAGTGTGCTGCCGCGTGGGATGAAGTCGAGGAGCTGAGCGCAGCTGCAAGTGACGCCAGGGACCGCAAGAAAGAGACGGACGTCTTGGAGAACTATTGCAAAGACAATCCTGAGACTGAGGAGTGCCGTACCTATGACAACTGA
- the LOC113718675 gene encoding vacuolar protein sorting-associated protein 51 homolog isoform X1 yields the protein MGSDDVPLDDKAKRMRDLLSSFYSPDPSSASMPVNNTSSRFATLDTINTPSFDADQYMNLLIQKSNLEGLLQKHVEMAAEIKNLDTDLQMLVYENYNKFISATDTIKRMNNNIVGMEANMEQLLDKIISVQSRSDGVNTSLFEKREHIEKLHRTRNLLRKVQFIYDLPTRLGKCIRSEAYADAVRFYIGAMPIFKAYGDSSFQDCKRASEEAVGIITKNLQGKVFSDSESIQARAEAVMLLKQLNFPVENLKVKLFEKLEQFLVDLHLESKEIAHVSATLDGPNNHGNVTDPASSAAHESSIHEFAEAIRAYRVIFPDSEQQLVRLAQDLVNMHFEAVHRHIKKQLQSEDLLEMLRVIWSDVLLMDEVLPEAAISDFSLVAARNAVKEYVASTFSHLLLGITGTIMKVQDRQKVGVEEEYPLQSVLEASKKAVIQGCMNVLLDFRQLLDEKLELSLKLRDLTIDWVQEGFQEFFRKLNERFLFLSGKSNSGSQDLSLTQGVQGEKVLPGLVLLLAQLSLFIEQSAIPRITEEIASSFSSGGARGYEYGPAFIPAVICRTFRAAGEKCLDHYVRLRTQKISVLLRKRFTTPNWVKHKEPREVHMFVDLLLQEFEAIRGEVKQILPPELSRKHHRTDSNGSTTSSRSNPLRDDRMNRSNTQRARSQLLETHLAKLFKQKVEIFTKIEFTQESVVTTILKLCLKSLQEFVRLQTFNRRGFQQIQLDIEFLRTTLKDTSEDEAATDFLLDEVVVAAAERCLDPVPLDQPILDKLIQVKVAKTSEQNLNP from the exons ATGGGGTCGGACGACGTGCCTTTGGACGACAAGGCGAAGAGAATGAGAGATCTGTTATCGAGTTTCTACTCTCCAGATCCTTCTTCGGCTTCGATGCCTGTCAACAACACTTCCTCAAGGTTTGCCACGCTGGACACCATTAATACCCCTTCCTTCGACGCCGATCAGTACATGAATCTTCTG ATTCAAAAGTCAAATTTGGAGGGCTTGCTTCAGAAGCATGTTGAAATGGCTGCTGAGATAAAAAATCTCGACACTGACTTGCAAATGTTAGTGTATGAAAATTACAACAAGTTTATTAGTGCAACAGATACAATTAAAAG AATGAATAACAATATTGTTGGTATGGAGGCCAACATGGAACAGCTTCTTGACAAG ATAATTTCTGTGCAATCTAGAAGTGATGGGGTCAATACTTCTCTCTTTGAAAAGAGAGAGCATATTGAAAAATTGCACCGCACTCGTAATCTTCTCCGAAAAGTTCAG TTCATTTATGACCTACCGACTAGACTTGGGAAATGTATCAGATCAGAAGCTTATGCTGATGCAGTGAGGTTCTACATAGGAGCCATGCCGATATTCAAG GCCTACGGGGATTCATCATTCCAGGACTGTAAGCGAGCATCAGAAGAAGCAGTGGGCATTATTACCAAAAACCTGCAG GGAAAAGTATTCTCAGATTCTGAATCTATACAAGCAAGGGCTGAGGCTGTGATGCTTCTTAAGCAGTTGAATTTTCCG GTGGAGAATTTGAAAGTGAAACTGTTTGAGAAATTAGAACAGTTTCTTGTTGACCTTCATCTTGAATCTAAGGAAATTGCCCATGTTTCAGCTACACTTGATGGACCTAATAATCATGGAAATGTTACTGATCCAGCTTCTTCTGCTGCCCATGAG TCCTCTATTCATGAATTTGCGGAAGCTATTCGCGCTTATCGAGTTATATTCCCTGATTCAGAGCAGCAACTCGTACGACTTGCACAAGACTTGGTTAATAT GCACTTTGAGGCTGTCCATCGACATATTAAGAAGCAACTTCAATCTGAAGATCTTTTGGAAATGCTTC GGGTTATATGGTCTGATGTGCTTTTGATGGATGAAGTGTTACCAGAAGCTGccatttctgatttttctttggTG GCTGCTCGAAATGCGGTCAAGGAATATGTTGCTAGTACTTTTAGTCATCTTCTACTTGGCATTACAG GTACCATCATGAAAGTCCAGGATAGGCAAAAGGTGGGTGTAGAAGAAGAATACCCTTTGCAGTCTGTGcttgaagcaagcaaaaaagCTGTAATTCAAGGCTGTATGAATGTCTTGCTG GATTTCCGTCAGCTTCTTGATGAAAAACTTGAACTATCATTGAAGTTGAGAGACTTAACTATTGACTGGGTACAAGAAGGATTTCAAGAATTCTTCAGAAAACTCAATGAGCGATTCCTCTTTCTTTCAGGCAAGAGTAACTCAGGTAGTCAAGATCTAAGTTTGACACAGGGAGTGCAAGGAGAAAAGGTCCTTCCTGGGCTTGTTCTTCTGCTCGCTCAACTATCTCTTTTCATTGAGCAAAGTGCTATCCCAAGAATTACCGAG GAAATagcttcttccttttcttctggtGGTGCTCGGGGTTATGAGTATGGCCCTGCTTTCATCCCTGCAGTGATTTGTCGCACCTTCCGGGCAGCTGGGGAGAAGTGCTTGGACCAT tATGTAAGATTAAGAACTCAAAAGATATCAGTTCTGTTGCGAAAGAGGTTTACAACACCAAACTGGGTTAAG CACAAGGAGCCAAGAGAGGTTCATATGTTTGTTGATCTGCTGCTTCAAGAG TTCGAAGCCATAAGAGGCGAAGTAAAGCAGATTTTACCTCCAGAACTTAGCCGTAAACATCATCGTACAGACAGTAACGGGAGCACCACTTCTTCTCGCAGCAATCCTTTGAGAGATGACAGAATGAACCGGTCAAATACCCAAAGGGCCAGGAGCCAGCTACTGGAAACCCATCTAGCAAAATTGTTTAAACAAAAAGTGGAGATATTTACGAAAATTGAATTCACACAG GAATCAGTTGTAACTACAATTTTAAAACTTTGCTTGAAGAGTTTGCAAGAGTTTGTTCGCCTCCAAACATTCAATCGGAGGGGATTTCAGCAAATTCAGTTGGACATTGAATTTCTCAGAACTACTCTTAAGGATACTTCTGAAGACGAGGCTGCTACTGATTTCCTACTTGATGAG GTGGTGGTTGCTGCTGCAGAACGTTGTCTTGATCCTGTTCCTTTGGATCAGCCCATCTTAGACAAACTTATACAAGTGAAGGTGGCAAAGACTTCAGAACAGAATCTGAATCCATAG
- the LOC113718675 gene encoding vacuolar protein sorting-associated protein 51 homolog isoform X3 yields the protein MGSILLSLKRESILKNCTALVIFSEKFRSEAYADAVRFYIGAMPIFKAYGDSSFQDCKRASEEAVGIITKNLQGKVFSDSESIQARAEAVMLLKQLNFPVENLKVKLFEKLEQFLVDLHLESKEIAHVSATLDGPNNHGNVTDPASSAAHESSIHEFAEAIRAYRVIFPDSEQQLVRLAQDLVNMHFEAVHRHIKKQLQSEDLLEMLRVIWSDVLLMDEVLPEAAISDFSLVAARNAVKEYVASTFSHLLLGITGTIMKVQDRQKVGVEEEYPLQSVLEASKKAVIQGCMNVLLDFRQLLDEKLELSLKLRDLTIDWVQEGFQEFFRKLNERFLFLSGKSNSGSQDLSLTQGVQGEKVLPGLVLLLAQLSLFIEQSAIPRITEEIASSFSSGGARGYEYGPAFIPAVICRTFRAAGEKCLDHYVRLRTQKISVLLRKRFTTPNWVKHKEPREVHMFVDLLLQEFEAIRGEVKQILPPELSRKHHRTDSNGSTTSSRSNPLRDDRMNRSNTQRARSQLLETHLAKLFKQKVEIFTKIEFTQESVVTTILKLCLKSLQEFVRLQTFNRRGFQQIQLDIEFLRTTLKDTSEDEAATDFLLDEVVVAAAERCLDPVPLDQPILDKLIQVKVAKTSEQNLNP from the exons ATGGGGTCAATACTTCTCTCTTTGAAAAGAGAGAGCATATTGAAAAATTGCACCGCACTCGTAATCTTCTCCGAAAAGTTCAG ATCAGAAGCTTATGCTGATGCAGTGAGGTTCTACATAGGAGCCATGCCGATATTCAAG GCCTACGGGGATTCATCATTCCAGGACTGTAAGCGAGCATCAGAAGAAGCAGTGGGCATTATTACCAAAAACCTGCAG GGAAAAGTATTCTCAGATTCTGAATCTATACAAGCAAGGGCTGAGGCTGTGATGCTTCTTAAGCAGTTGAATTTTCCG GTGGAGAATTTGAAAGTGAAACTGTTTGAGAAATTAGAACAGTTTCTTGTTGACCTTCATCTTGAATCTAAGGAAATTGCCCATGTTTCAGCTACACTTGATGGACCTAATAATCATGGAAATGTTACTGATCCAGCTTCTTCTGCTGCCCATGAG TCCTCTATTCATGAATTTGCGGAAGCTATTCGCGCTTATCGAGTTATATTCCCTGATTCAGAGCAGCAACTCGTACGACTTGCACAAGACTTGGTTAATAT GCACTTTGAGGCTGTCCATCGACATATTAAGAAGCAACTTCAATCTGAAGATCTTTTGGAAATGCTTC GGGTTATATGGTCTGATGTGCTTTTGATGGATGAAGTGTTACCAGAAGCTGccatttctgatttttctttggTG GCTGCTCGAAATGCGGTCAAGGAATATGTTGCTAGTACTTTTAGTCATCTTCTACTTGGCATTACAG GTACCATCATGAAAGTCCAGGATAGGCAAAAGGTGGGTGTAGAAGAAGAATACCCTTTGCAGTCTGTGcttgaagcaagcaaaaaagCTGTAATTCAAGGCTGTATGAATGTCTTGCTG GATTTCCGTCAGCTTCTTGATGAAAAACTTGAACTATCATTGAAGTTGAGAGACTTAACTATTGACTGGGTACAAGAAGGATTTCAAGAATTCTTCAGAAAACTCAATGAGCGATTCCTCTTTCTTTCAGGCAAGAGTAACTCAGGTAGTCAAGATCTAAGTTTGACACAGGGAGTGCAAGGAGAAAAGGTCCTTCCTGGGCTTGTTCTTCTGCTCGCTCAACTATCTCTTTTCATTGAGCAAAGTGCTATCCCAAGAATTACCGAG GAAATagcttcttccttttcttctggtGGTGCTCGGGGTTATGAGTATGGCCCTGCTTTCATCCCTGCAGTGATTTGTCGCACCTTCCGGGCAGCTGGGGAGAAGTGCTTGGACCAT tATGTAAGATTAAGAACTCAAAAGATATCAGTTCTGTTGCGAAAGAGGTTTACAACACCAAACTGGGTTAAG CACAAGGAGCCAAGAGAGGTTCATATGTTTGTTGATCTGCTGCTTCAAGAG TTCGAAGCCATAAGAGGCGAAGTAAAGCAGATTTTACCTCCAGAACTTAGCCGTAAACATCATCGTACAGACAGTAACGGGAGCACCACTTCTTCTCGCAGCAATCCTTTGAGAGATGACAGAATGAACCGGTCAAATACCCAAAGGGCCAGGAGCCAGCTACTGGAAACCCATCTAGCAAAATTGTTTAAACAAAAAGTGGAGATATTTACGAAAATTGAATTCACACAG GAATCAGTTGTAACTACAATTTTAAAACTTTGCTTGAAGAGTTTGCAAGAGTTTGTTCGCCTCCAAACATTCAATCGGAGGGGATTTCAGCAAATTCAGTTGGACATTGAATTTCTCAGAACTACTCTTAAGGATACTTCTGAAGACGAGGCTGCTACTGATTTCCTACTTGATGAG GTGGTGGTTGCTGCTGCAGAACGTTGTCTTGATCCTGTTCCTTTGGATCAGCCCATCTTAGACAAACTTATACAAGTGAAGGTGGCAAAGACTTCAGAACAGAATCTGAATCCATAG
- the LOC113718675 gene encoding vacuolar protein sorting-associated protein 51 homolog isoform X2 — MNNNIVGMEANMEQLLDKIISVQSRSDGVNTSLFEKREHIEKLHRTRNLLRKVQFIYDLPTRLGKCIRSEAYADAVRFYIGAMPIFKAYGDSSFQDCKRASEEAVGIITKNLQGKVFSDSESIQARAEAVMLLKQLNFPVENLKVKLFEKLEQFLVDLHLESKEIAHVSATLDGPNNHGNVTDPASSAAHESSIHEFAEAIRAYRVIFPDSEQQLVRLAQDLVNMHFEAVHRHIKKQLQSEDLLEMLRVIWSDVLLMDEVLPEAAISDFSLVAARNAVKEYVASTFSHLLLGITGTIMKVQDRQKVGVEEEYPLQSVLEASKKAVIQGCMNVLLDFRQLLDEKLELSLKLRDLTIDWVQEGFQEFFRKLNERFLFLSGKSNSGSQDLSLTQGVQGEKVLPGLVLLLAQLSLFIEQSAIPRITEEIASSFSSGGARGYEYGPAFIPAVICRTFRAAGEKCLDHYVRLRTQKISVLLRKRFTTPNWVKHKEPREVHMFVDLLLQEFEAIRGEVKQILPPELSRKHHRTDSNGSTTSSRSNPLRDDRMNRSNTQRARSQLLETHLAKLFKQKVEIFTKIEFTQESVVTTILKLCLKSLQEFVRLQTFNRRGFQQIQLDIEFLRTTLKDTSEDEAATDFLLDEVVVAAAERCLDPVPLDQPILDKLIQVKVAKTSEQNLNP; from the exons ATGAATAACAATATTGTTGGTATGGAGGCCAACATGGAACAGCTTCTTGACAAG ATAATTTCTGTGCAATCTAGAAGTGATGGGGTCAATACTTCTCTCTTTGAAAAGAGAGAGCATATTGAAAAATTGCACCGCACTCGTAATCTTCTCCGAAAAGTTCAG TTCATTTATGACCTACCGACTAGACTTGGGAAATGTATCAGATCAGAAGCTTATGCTGATGCAGTGAGGTTCTACATAGGAGCCATGCCGATATTCAAG GCCTACGGGGATTCATCATTCCAGGACTGTAAGCGAGCATCAGAAGAAGCAGTGGGCATTATTACCAAAAACCTGCAG GGAAAAGTATTCTCAGATTCTGAATCTATACAAGCAAGGGCTGAGGCTGTGATGCTTCTTAAGCAGTTGAATTTTCCG GTGGAGAATTTGAAAGTGAAACTGTTTGAGAAATTAGAACAGTTTCTTGTTGACCTTCATCTTGAATCTAAGGAAATTGCCCATGTTTCAGCTACACTTGATGGACCTAATAATCATGGAAATGTTACTGATCCAGCTTCTTCTGCTGCCCATGAG TCCTCTATTCATGAATTTGCGGAAGCTATTCGCGCTTATCGAGTTATATTCCCTGATTCAGAGCAGCAACTCGTACGACTTGCACAAGACTTGGTTAATAT GCACTTTGAGGCTGTCCATCGACATATTAAGAAGCAACTTCAATCTGAAGATCTTTTGGAAATGCTTC GGGTTATATGGTCTGATGTGCTTTTGATGGATGAAGTGTTACCAGAAGCTGccatttctgatttttctttggTG GCTGCTCGAAATGCGGTCAAGGAATATGTTGCTAGTACTTTTAGTCATCTTCTACTTGGCATTACAG GTACCATCATGAAAGTCCAGGATAGGCAAAAGGTGGGTGTAGAAGAAGAATACCCTTTGCAGTCTGTGcttgaagcaagcaaaaaagCTGTAATTCAAGGCTGTATGAATGTCTTGCTG GATTTCCGTCAGCTTCTTGATGAAAAACTTGAACTATCATTGAAGTTGAGAGACTTAACTATTGACTGGGTACAAGAAGGATTTCAAGAATTCTTCAGAAAACTCAATGAGCGATTCCTCTTTCTTTCAGGCAAGAGTAACTCAGGTAGTCAAGATCTAAGTTTGACACAGGGAGTGCAAGGAGAAAAGGTCCTTCCTGGGCTTGTTCTTCTGCTCGCTCAACTATCTCTTTTCATTGAGCAAAGTGCTATCCCAAGAATTACCGAG GAAATagcttcttccttttcttctggtGGTGCTCGGGGTTATGAGTATGGCCCTGCTTTCATCCCTGCAGTGATTTGTCGCACCTTCCGGGCAGCTGGGGAGAAGTGCTTGGACCAT tATGTAAGATTAAGAACTCAAAAGATATCAGTTCTGTTGCGAAAGAGGTTTACAACACCAAACTGGGTTAAG CACAAGGAGCCAAGAGAGGTTCATATGTTTGTTGATCTGCTGCTTCAAGAG TTCGAAGCCATAAGAGGCGAAGTAAAGCAGATTTTACCTCCAGAACTTAGCCGTAAACATCATCGTACAGACAGTAACGGGAGCACCACTTCTTCTCGCAGCAATCCTTTGAGAGATGACAGAATGAACCGGTCAAATACCCAAAGGGCCAGGAGCCAGCTACTGGAAACCCATCTAGCAAAATTGTTTAAACAAAAAGTGGAGATATTTACGAAAATTGAATTCACACAG GAATCAGTTGTAACTACAATTTTAAAACTTTGCTTGAAGAGTTTGCAAGAGTTTGTTCGCCTCCAAACATTCAATCGGAGGGGATTTCAGCAAATTCAGTTGGACATTGAATTTCTCAGAACTACTCTTAAGGATACTTCTGAAGACGAGGCTGCTACTGATTTCCTACTTGATGAG GTGGTGGTTGCTGCTGCAGAACGTTGTCTTGATCCTGTTCCTTTGGATCAGCCCATCTTAGACAAACTTATACAAGTGAAGGTGGCAAAGACTTCAGAACAGAATCTGAATCCATAG
- the LOC113696455 gene encoding uncharacterized protein, protein MEMKLNALLKVMMKEKSMPETEAGSSEPLLPTPPPHFKLMTSTEVHGAQPEVTAKIFTPSLPRLEMPMFASGNPREWLRKCHKYFLNYQIPENQRVDMVEMFLEGRADNWFQGVRLEKPRLNWSEFCELLYERFAGKWSRDVVEEFNKLQQKGTVKEYEEKFEELKTLMLIRNPRLDEGYFISSFISGLKNEIKPMVKMFKPQTLSKAFEVAELQECSLETMSKQPKTSGRTAVEPKYGMFRNHSNSQNNSSSYKLPAIDPTNRKVDTRSREVSRILAEEMQYRRKHGLCYRCGDKFGVGHQCKSGGLNCVGIEEEDEAEFEDAEGEQDELTGRVGELAEVSLNALAAAIQRKSILLLGNLGGIPVKILVDTGSSDSFIHYQLVKSLQLLYQTVRPFTVTLADGTDITSGTICPGVRWLIQDYQFQFDLKIMELGNCDIILGVDWMCQFSPITFDFHALSIALSSRGDLLHLQGFINQPVMKLVRGKDLRTFIQEKQRSCASLQVDPQGNQEEDIPKQVASVLQQYSQVFETPQGLPPERELDHQITLKPRAKPFKLKPYRYPHAHKSEIEKQVVEMLTNGIVKHSCSPFASLVLLVKKKDNTWRLCVDYRKLNELTVKDRFPIPNIDELLNELHGIKYMSKLDLRARYHQLRVKTADIPKTAFQTHHGHFEFLVMPFGLTNAPATFQSLMNRIFQPYMRKFILIFFDDILVYSPTLEAHAQHLKIVLSILADNQLYCKKSKYSFAQTSVEYL, encoded by the coding sequence ATGGAAATGAAACTCAATGCGCTACTGAAGGTGATGATGAAAGAAAAAAGTATGCCGGAGACAGAGGCAGGCTCATCGGAACCACTCCTACCGACTCCTCCACCGCATTTTAAGCTCATGACGTCCACAGAGGTGCATGGAGCTCAACCGGAGGTTACAGCTAAGATTTTTACTCCCAGCTTGCCAAGACTTGAAATGCCTATGTTCGCATCTGGTAATCCTAGAGAATGGTTGAGGAAATGCCATAAATACTTTTTGAATTATCAAATACCTGAAAATCAAAGGGTAGATATGGTAGAAATGTTTTTAGAAGGGAGAGCTGATAATTGGTTCCAGGGAGTTAGACTGGAAAAACCTAGGTTGAATTGGTCTGAATTTTGCGAGCTGTTGTATGAAAGGTTTGCAGGGAAGTGGTCACGTGATGTGGTTGAGGAATTCAACAAATTACAACAAAAAGGGACAGTAAAAGAGTATGAGGAGAAGTTTGAGGAATTGAAAACGCTCATGTTGATCAGAAATCCTAGGCTGGATGAAGGTTATTTTATATCCAGTTTCATTAGTGGTTTAAAGAATGAGATTAAACCAATGGTCAAAATGTTCAAACCACAGACTCTATCCAAAGCGTTTGAGGTTGCTGAATTGCAGGAATGCTCACTGGAAACCATGTCCAAGCAACCTAAGACCTCAGGAAGGACTGCGGTTGAACCTAAGTATGGGATGTTTAGAAATCACAGTAATAGCCAAAACAATTCCAGCTCCTATAAACTTCCTGCTATTGATCCTACTAATAGGAAGGTTGACACTAGATCCAGAGAAGTGAGTAGGATTTTGGCTGAGGAAATGCAGTATAGGCGTAAGCATGGCCTATGTTATAGATGTGGGGataaatttggagttggtcaccAGTGTAAGTCTGGGGGATTGAACTGTGTAGGTATAGAGGAAGAGGATGAAGCTGAATTCGAAGATGCGGAAGGAGAACAAGATGAGCTGACTGGGAGGGTAGGAGAATTGGCTGAAGTGTCACTGAATGCTCTAGCAGCAGCAATACAGAGGAAATCCATTTTGCTACTAGGCAACTTAGGTGGAATACCTGTCAAGATCCTGGTGGACACTGGTAGTTCTGACAGCTTCATACACTATCAATTGGTTAAGTCTCTTCAGCTCCTTTATCAAACAGTCAGACCTTTTACTGTAACTTTGGCAGATGGCACTGACATCACTAGTGGCACAATTTGTCCAGGTGTTAGATGGTTAATACAGGACTATCAGTTCCAATTCGATCTGAAGATAATGGAGTTAGGGAACTGCGATATCATCTTAGGAGTTGACTGGATGTGTCAATTCAGTCCCATCACTTTTGATTTCCATGCACTCAGTATTGCTCTTAGTAGCAGGGGTGACTTATTACATCTCCAAGGCTTCATTAACCAACCTGTGATGAAACTAGTAAGAGGTAAAGATCTTAGAACATTTATACAAGAAAAGCAAAGGAGCTGTGCCTCTCTACAGGTGGACCCCCAGGGCAATCAAGAGGAGGATATTCCAAAACAAGTGGCCTCAGTCTTGCAACAGTACTCTCAGGTGTTTGAAACCCCTCAAGGACTGCCTCCTGAGAGGGAATTAGATCATCAAATTACCTTGAAGCCAAGAGCAAAGCCATTTAAACTTAAACCTTACAGGTACCCCCACGCACATAAATCTGAGATTGAAAAACAGGTGGTTGAAATGCTTACAAATGGGATTGTTAAGCACAGTTGTAGTCCTTTTGCTTCTCTTGTGCTGTTGGTTAAGAAAAAAGACAATACGTGGAGGCTATGTGTGGATTATAGGAAGCTAAATGAACTTACTGTCAAGGACAGGTTCCCTATCCCAAACATTGATGAGCTGTTGAATGAACTACATGGGATTAAGTATATGTCTAAACTAGACCTCAGAGCTCGATATCATCAGCTGAGAGTCAAGACAGcagacatacctaagactgctttccAGACACACCATGgccattttgaatttttggtgatgCCATTTGGCCTCACTAATGCACCAGCCACTTTCCAATCTTTGATGAACAGAATATTTCAACCTTATATGAGGAAGTTCATATTGATTttctttgatgacattctgGTTTATAGTCCTACACTGGAAGCACACGCACAGCATTTGAAGATTGTGTTGAGCATCTTAGCTGACAACCAGCTGTATTGCAAAAagtctaaatattcttttgctcAAACTTCAGTGGAGTATTTGTGA